Below is a window of Turneriella parva DSM 21527 DNA.
TCCACAAAAAATTCTGCCGTCGGCGCAGGCGAGCAGCAGCCTCTTTGGCAAGACAAAGGGGCTCAAGGCGCTGCCCGATGGCGTGCCGGTCTATTCGCTGATCGGCGACCAGCAATCGGCTCTTTATGGCCAGCTGTGCCACAACCCCGGCGAGGCAAAGAATACCTATGGCACTGGCTGTTTTGTGGTGATGAATCTCGGCGATAAATTTCTCGAGAGCAAGAACGGCCTGATCACGACTCTTGCCTGCGATGCGCACGGCAACCCGGTCTACGCACTCGAAGGTTCAATTTTTATCGGGGGTGCGGTTGTGCAGTGGCTGCGCGACAAGATGCATTTCTTCGACGACTCGGGTAAGTCAGAAAGCCTCGCGAAATCCGCAAACGACGAATCAGAAGTTGTGTTTGTGCCCGCATTCGCAGGCCTCGGCGCGCCCTATTGGGACCAGAATGCGCGCGGTGCAATTCTCGGCCTGACGCGCGATACCACGTCGGCGCAAATTACGCAGGCTGCGCTCAAAGCAATCGCGCTGCAATCGTACGACGTCATCGCGGCGATGCAGGCCGACAGCGGTCTCAAATTACCGGTTCTCAAGGTTGATGGTGGCGCCACGCGCAACAATTATCTGATGGAATTTCAGGCCGGGGTTTTGGGTGCTTCAGTGGTTGCGCCACGAAATGCCGAGACGACGGTTCTGGGTGCTGCCTACCTCGCAGGCCTCGGCGCGAAAATTTGGTCATCGCCTGAAGATCTGGCAAGCCTCAACCCGCCAGCGGCGACGTTTCACCCGGTCATGACAGCCGCGCAACGCGAGCGCGAACTAAAACTGTGGAAAGATGCGATTGGGCGCGTGCTGACGACGCGCTGACAAGTGGAGTTAGGCGTTTACGGCCTGCAGAATGTCGAGCGCATGTGTCTTGACAGAAACTTTGTCGAAGACATGCGTGATTTTTCCGGTTGTGTCGATGACAAACGTGGCGCGCAAGATTCCCATGTATTTGCGGCCATACATTGATTTTTCAGCCCAAACGCCAAAACCTTCAGTGATTTTGCCGGTGTCGTCAAACAGCAAGGGAAAGTTCAGTTCTTGCGCATCGATGAATTTTTTATGCGCCTTTTCATTATCTCTGGAGCAGCCCACGACGGTGTAGCCGGCCTTCTTGAGAGCCGCGCTGTTGTCACGAAAGCATTGCGCTTCGGTCGTGCAACCCGGTGTGCTGTCTTTTGGGTAGAAATAAAGAATCAGAGGCTTTTTCTGCCAAAGTTCAGCGAGCTTGATTTTTTTGGGCTCACCCTCGCCGACCAGAATTCCGGTCAGCGAGGCAGGTACTTTTTTGCCGGCTGCGAGCATTAAGAAAGTTTGCCGAGAACGCCTTTTTCTTGCAGGTATTTGTAGAAGTTGTCGCGGTTCTTCGGTTTGTATTTTGCACCGCTGTCTTTTTTCCATGAGCGGCATGCATTCTGCATTTTATCAACGTTCTCTTTTGATGAACCTTTTTTGAAGTGTTTCAGTACGGTAATCATTTCATGTTCTTGCTCGCAAGCAACCAGATGTTTATCAGCCATGAGTAGTCTCCTTTGGTTTTCGCGCGGCATGCCGTTTGTACCAGAGCCGTCAATTGCTTTTGTGTCCGAGTTGTTGCCGGCGCCCGATAGAATGCGTTTCACTGAGAATATCAAATCGCACACAGCCTTCACATCATCAGCAGCCCCCTTGCGAAATTGTTGCGGTGAGCGCGCTGGCACATGCAGAAACAACGCATTTATCGCAGGCTCTACGGATAACATCATGAAGTAGACAAAATTGCAGAGGTAATCGCCCGCGTTTTCACTGAGCATGAAAAGCTGTCTGGTCGCGAGAGGTAGCTCTGCGAGCAGTTGCTCTGACACGATCTTGCTCGTATAGAAGCGAGCTTTATCGGCGGCAATTTTACGAGTAGCAGAGCCGTGCCGGCGCAGGTTGCGGGCGTGGCTCTCGATCGTGAGAGATCCCCCTTGTTTTTCACCCATGAGCAAAACCAGATCAGGTTTCGTCTTGAGCACCTGAGGCTGCAAAATCTGCCAGGCAGTGGCAAAATCTACGGGCAATATTGCTGATTCGGCAAGGCGAATACCAGGTGGCATTTTTGAGGATATCAGCGCCTGAAGCAGGTCTGCCGACGTATTGCAGCTTCGTCCGCCAAATGGTTCAAATGCTGCCATAAAGACCGTCAATGATTTGTCATGAAATACTTGCCGGGGCATGTGTCTTTGTATAGTTTACGGAGTATGAAAAAATACTTAATATACTTTATTGCAGCCGTGGCTGCCCTGCAATGCGGGCCCAAGGTTGACTACGCTGAATTGCGCACGCGGGCAAAATCGGCGTTCGGTACGCTGCCGGCAAAAATGCCTGGCTCTGAAAAAGACACCCCAGAACTCATTGCTCTGGGCAAAATGCTCTATAATGACCGTCGGCTGTCAATCAATGATACCCAGTCGTGCGCGAGTTGCCACATTCTCGAGGGCAAGAAGGGCGGGGTAGATAACACCAAATTCAGCCCCGGCGCGAAGGGCTCGCTCGGCGGCCGCAATGCGCCAACGACCCTTAATGCTGGCTTTCACTTTGTTCAATTCTGGGATGGCCGCGCAGCGAACCTCACTGAACAGGCGAAAGGCCCGGTATTGAACCCGGTTGAAATGGGCATGCCGAGCGAAAAGGCCGTGGTCGATAAGATTTCGCAGGTCGCCGAATATAAAGAGGCTTTCCCCAAGGCTTTTCCGGGTTCAAAGAATGCGATTACTTACCAGAACATCGCCGAAGCGATTGCAGCGTTTGAGCGCACTTTGATCACGCGTGACCGCTTCGATGACTTCATTAACGGCGACGATAAGGCGATGACCAAAGAAGAACTATTGGGAATGCAGACTTTCATGAACCAGGGTTGCACCACTTGCCATATCGGTCAATTGCTCGGCGGCAACAGCTACAGAAAAATGGGCCAGGCTCGCCCATATGAAACAAAAGATCTTGGCCGCTTCGATGTCACCAAGAAAGAAGAAGACAAGTTTATGTTCAAGGTGCCGTCGCTGCGTAACGTTGCGCTGACCGAACCCTATTTCCATGATGGTTCTGCCGCCACGCTTTCTGAGGCCGTGGCAAAAATGGCCTACCACCAGCTCGGCAAAGAACTGGGCGAAAAAGATGTTGCTTCAATCGTGACATTTCTCAAGGCTCTGACAGACAAACAGCGACAGTAGGCAAGACGGGCATTTCAGAATTTCTCTGA
It encodes the following:
- the glpK gene encoding glycerol kinase GlpK; translated protein: MAKPYIVTIDQGTTGSRVFLISERGEVISSAYEEFTQHFPRPGWVEHDAEEIWASVEKLLARAIEASDAAAIGITNQRETTVVWEKSTGKPIHPAIVWQCRRTADYCEQLKKEGRAELFRKKTGLVLDAYFSGTKIKYILDNVGGARSRAENGELLFGTIDTFLLNRLTGEHKTDFTNASRTLIFNIHERKWDAELCEILKIPQKILPSAQASSSLFGKTKGLKALPDGVPVYSLIGDQQSALYGQLCHNPGEAKNTYGTGCFVVMNLGDKFLESKNGLITTLACDAHGNPVYALEGSIFIGGAVVQWLRDKMHFFDDSGKSESLAKSANDESEVVFVPAFAGLGAPYWDQNARGAILGLTRDTTSAQITQAALKAIALQSYDVIAAMQADSGLKLPVLKVDGGATRNNYLMEFQAGVLGASVVAPRNAETTVLGAAYLAGLGAKIWSSPEDLASLNPPAATFHPVMTAAQRERELKLWKDAIGRVLTTR
- the bcp gene encoding thioredoxin-dependent thiol peroxidase, whose product is MLAAGKKVPASLTGILVGEGEPKKIKLAELWQKKPLILYFYPKDSTPGCTTEAQCFRDNSAALKKAGYTVVGCSRDNEKAHKKFIDAQELNFPLLFDDTGKITEGFGVWAEKSMYGRKYMGILRATFVIDTTGKITHVFDKVSVKTHALDILQAVNA
- a CDS encoding cytochrome-c peroxidase gives rise to the protein MKKYLIYFIAAVAALQCGPKVDYAELRTRAKSAFGTLPAKMPGSEKDTPELIALGKMLYNDRRLSINDTQSCASCHILEGKKGGVDNTKFSPGAKGSLGGRNAPTTLNAGFHFVQFWDGRAANLTEQAKGPVLNPVEMGMPSEKAVVDKISQVAEYKEAFPKAFPGSKNAITYQNIAEAIAAFERTLITRDRFDDFINGDDKAMTKEELLGMQTFMNQGCTTCHIGQLLGGNSYRKMGQARPYETKDLGRFDVTKKEEDKFMFKVPSLRNVALTEPYFHDGSAATLSEAVAKMAYHQLGKELGEKDVASIVTFLKALTDKQRQ